From the genome of Candidatus Margulisiibacteriota bacterium, one region includes:
- a CDS encoding inorganic phosphate transporter — protein sequence MYWLISALFLGWAMGTNDAANVFGNAVSSRMLTFRRATILAAVFVILGAVLRGDNGIETLSSLSSQTIKTAALVSISAAITVTLMSIIKMPISTSQSVVGAIIGHSLITGDLNTQVLTKVVLGWIGTPIGAFFLAIALYYIIRYFVEKYNYNFIYLDGWIRFGFIIIGCYGSYALGANNVANAVGIYKGLIPQLNDYSLALIGGISIALGILTFSKPVMLTVGKNLVEMNSITSLVAVLTCALTVHFYAIIGVPVSSSQAIIGAVLGMGMIKKMATLKWTLLMNIVLAWLITPLLAATISYIINYLFL from the coding sequence ATGTATTGGTTAATAAGCGCACTATTTTTAGGGTGGGCTATGGGTACAAACGATGCTGCTAATGTTTTTGGTAACGCCGTGTCTTCACGGATGTTAACCTTTCGACGGGCAACAATCTTAGCGGCTGTTTTTGTTATCCTTGGTGCTGTTTTGAGAGGAGATAATGGAATTGAAACGCTTTCTTCTCTATCCTCCCAGACAATTAAAACTGCTGCGCTGGTTAGTATCTCGGCTGCAATAACCGTGACCTTAATGAGCATTATTAAAATGCCTATTTCTACTTCTCAATCTGTTGTCGGGGCTATTATTGGGCATTCGTTAATAACTGGCGATCTCAATACCCAGGTACTTACCAAAGTGGTTTTGGGGTGGATTGGTACTCCGATTGGTGCATTTTTTTTAGCGATAGCTTTATATTATATAATTAGATACTTTGTTGAGAAGTATAACTACAATTTTATTTATCTTGACGGCTGGATCCGTTTTGGATTTATTATTATCGGGTGTTATGGTTCTTATGCCTTAGGTGCTAACAATGTGGCAAATGCTGTCGGCATATACAAAGGCTTGATACCGCAATTGAATGATTATAGCCTGGCACTTATCGGGGGGATAAGTATAGCGCTTGGTATCCTTACTTTTTCAAAGCCGGTAATGTTAACCGTAGGAAAAAACTTGGTTGAAATGAATTCGATAACCTCTTTAGTAGCAGTTTTAACCTGTGCCTTAACCGTGCATTTTTATGCTATTATTGGGGTTCCTGTTTCTTCTTCTCAAGCCATCATTGGAGCTGTGCTCGGAATGGGCATGATAAAAAAAATGGCTACCCTTAAATGGACGTTGCTTATGAACATTGTGTTAGCTTGGCTAATAACGCCATTATTAGCAGCAACCATATCTTATATAATAAATTACCTATTTCTGTAA
- a CDS encoding rubredoxin, which produces MDKYECLVCGYVYDPAENDNVPFESLSDDWVCPVCGVTKDQFQKL; this is translated from the coding sequence ATGGATAAATATGAATGTCTCGTTTGTGGGTATGTATATGATCCGGCAGAAAATGATAACGTTCCTTTCGAATCACTTTCTGATGACTGGGTATGCCCGGTATGTGGAGTTACGAAAGATCAATTTCAAAAACTTTAA
- a CDS encoding glucose-6-phosphate isomerase, whose translation MTDIKYNNLNEAESFGRLKDVVLSARIELKDELTAEKISKSVVNIGDLMTYNYAAKAVNTKILSAMQKLADEQQVIDKYKVLLNGEVINTGEKRKVLHQLTRGQLGNDVFEGAANLRDFYVEQQNKIYEFARKVHSGEIKGSTGKPFDTVVQIGIGGSDLGPRALYMALKNYVEDTKGKQPMKSYFVSNVDPDDANEVLRVLNFETTLFILVSKSGTTQETLTNEVLVREKVTKANIPGMDVRKHFVAITSETSPLAKSSDFLTSFFINDFIGGRFSSTSAVGGAILTLAFGQDIFGRLLKGAHASDKNALNPDILKNASLLDALIGVCERNILDYQTTAILPYSQALSRFPAHLQQLDMESNGKSVNRNAKPIDYKTGPIIFGEPGTNGQHSFYQLLHQGTDVIPLQFIGFKHPQISADFEFDNSTSQMKLNANMVAQIVAFAKGKSASDPNKTFSGNRPSSLLFADKLTPEVLGAILAHFENKVMFQGFIWNVNSFDQEGVQLGKVLTGQVLRGGSDLDPALACFAQMMGL comes from the coding sequence ATGACAGACATTAAATATAATAATTTAAATGAGGCAGAATCCTTTGGAAGGCTTAAAGACGTTGTGTTATCTGCAAGGATTGAATTAAAAGATGAATTGACTGCAGAAAAGATATCGAAAAGTGTTGTTAATATCGGGGATTTAATGACGTATAATTATGCAGCGAAGGCAGTAAATACTAAGATACTTAGTGCAATGCAGAAGCTAGCGGATGAGCAGCAGGTTATCGACAAGTATAAAGTATTATTGAACGGTGAAGTTATTAACACCGGAGAAAAAAGAAAAGTATTGCACCAATTGACCAGGGGGCAGCTTGGTAACGATGTTTTTGAAGGTGCTGCAAATTTGAGGGACTTCTACGTTGAGCAACAGAATAAGATTTATGAGTTTGCTCGCAAGGTACATTCAGGAGAGATCAAAGGCTCGACTGGAAAACCTTTTGACACGGTAGTGCAGATTGGAATCGGCGGATCGGATCTTGGACCTCGAGCCCTTTACATGGCATTAAAAAATTACGTCGAGGATACAAAAGGGAAACAGCCAATGAAATCTTATTTTGTTTCCAATGTCGATCCGGATGACGCTAATGAAGTATTACGTGTACTTAATTTTGAAACGACCTTATTCATTCTTGTTTCCAAAAGCGGGACAACCCAGGAGACATTAACAAATGAAGTCCTTGTTCGGGAAAAAGTTACAAAAGCAAACATTCCTGGAATGGATGTTCGTAAGCATTTTGTAGCAATAACAAGTGAGACAAGTCCTCTGGCAAAATCTTCCGATTTTCTGACGTCATTTTTTATCAATGATTTCATCGGGGGAAGGTTTTCAAGTACAAGTGCCGTGGGAGGGGCTATATTGACCTTAGCCTTCGGCCAGGATATTTTTGGCCGACTGTTAAAGGGAGCTCATGCCTCTGATAAAAATGCCCTTAATCCCGATATCCTTAAGAATGCCTCACTACTTGATGCATTAATAGGTGTTTGTGAACGGAATATTCTTGATTATCAGACAACGGCAATCCTTCCTTATAGCCAGGCCTTAAGCAGGTTCCCGGCACATCTTCAGCAACTCGATATGGAGAGCAATGGTAAATCCGTAAATAGGAATGCAAAACCGATAGATTATAAGACCGGCCCAATAATATTTGGCGAGCCTGGGACTAATGGTCAGCATTCCTTTTATCAATTACTTCATCAGGGGACTGATGTCATCCCTTTACAGTTTATCGGTTTTAAGCACCCTCAAATCAGTGCTGATTTTGAGTTCGACAACTCTACCAGCCAAATGAAACTAAATGCAAATATGGTGGCTCAAATCGTTGCATTTGCAAAAGGCAAATCAGCCAGTGATCCGAATAAAACATTTAGTGGAAATCGTCCTTCAAGCTTGTTATTTGCTGATAAGTTGACGCCTGAAGTTCTTGGAGCTATCTTGGCCCACTTTGAAAACAAAGTTATGTTTCAAGGGTTTATTTGGAATGTTAACTCATTTGACCAGGAAGGCGTGCAATTAGGAAAAGTGTTAACAGGTCAGGTTCTTAGAGGTGGCAGCGATTTGGATCCTGCTCTTGCGTGTTTCGCTCAGATGATGGGACTCTAG